A stretch of the Clostridia bacterium genome encodes the following:
- a CDS encoding DUF72 domain-containing protein, protein MSDGSGTRYRKTRGEGEIRVGTSGYSYRDWVGPFYPASLRPADMLAHYAREFNFVEVNFSYYRLPSARTLAGMLRKVPEGFLFTVKAYRGLTHERGPAVAEEAREFRTGLVPLLESGRLGAVLLQFPYSFHFQSENLSYLDRVRELLAGLPLVVEFRSREWSRNEVWQWLAQHNLGYVCVDGPRLRGLPGGVVQCTAPTAYVRFHGRNAGKWWDHEQAYERYDYLYSKEELKEWIPGIASLAREARAVFVAFNNHYQGQAVTNARMLRRLLEEAGLL, encoded by the coding sequence GTGTCTGACGGCTCGGGCACCCGGTACCGCAAGACCCGCGGTGAGGGCGAAATCCGTGTGGGCACCTCCGGATACAGCTACCGGGATTGGGTCGGCCCTTTCTACCCGGCTTCCCTGCGCCCGGCAGACATGCTGGCCCATTACGCCCGTGAGTTCAATTTTGTGGAGGTCAATTTTTCTTACTACCGGTTGCCCTCGGCCCGCACCCTGGCCGGCATGTTGCGCAAGGTGCCCGAGGGATTCCTGTTTACGGTTAAGGCCTACCGGGGTCTGACCCATGAACGCGGTCCCGCGGTGGCCGAGGAGGCACGGGAGTTCCGGACCGGTCTCGTCCCGCTCCTGGAATCCGGGAGACTCGGAGCGGTGCTCTTGCAGTTCCCCTACTCCTTTCATTTTCAATCCGAGAACCTATCCTACCTGGACCGGGTGCGGGAACTGCTGGCCGGCCTGCCTTTGGTGGTAGAGTTCAGAAGCCGGGAGTGGTCCCGGAACGAAGTCTGGCAGTGGTTGGCACAACATAACCTCGGTTACGTCTGCGTGGACGGGCCGCGGCTGCGCGGCCTGCCGGGTGGGGTAGTGCAATGCACGGCTCCGACAGCCTACGTGCGCTTCCACGGTCGCAATGCCGGCAAGTGGTGGGACCACGAGCAGGCTTACGAGCGCTACGACTACCTCTACTCGAAAGAAGAACTCAAGGAGTGGATCCCCGGCATCGCCTCCCTGGCGCGCGAGGCGAGGGCAGTCTTCGTAGCCTTCAACAACCACTACCAGGGCCAGGCCGTGACCAATGCTCGCATGCTGCGCCGGCTGCTGGAAGAAGCCGGCCTACTCTAG